One stretch of bacterium DNA includes these proteins:
- a CDS encoding UPF0164 family protein, which yields MSKACRLVLSMAAALTILAAASGRAQVNPADLQYDTNVSRRGTSAGAVLEIGVGARAEALGGAFVAVADDPSALYWNPAGISRIQSLSLQVSKTEWLVETQFHTMDLIVPLRMMNSSLGFHLAMMDYGSNPVRTVFRPEGTGETYTASDLVAGLYWALNITDRVSVGLGAKYFQENIWHVKGSTMAADLSILFDTPLKGLRLGGALSNLGPEFGLNGRDLTRVADIDGRKNEYYNNDNVAIHLATETYPLPLLFRFGLGYTLNLGPRNAMLFAASVNHPSNDVETMDIGTEAKLLNLFYLRAGYHSLFADYSADGLTLGAGLSYRLFNSTTLTLDYAWSDWTVLASVNRFTLGISAF from the coding sequence ATGAGCAAAGCATGTCGTTTGGTTTTATCCATGGCTGCGGCACTGACGATTCTTGCTGCAGCGAGCGGCCGTGCGCAGGTCAATCCAGCGGATCTGCAATATGACACCAACGTGAGCCGTCGCGGCACTTCCGCCGGCGCTGTGCTGGAGATCGGCGTGGGCGCACGCGCCGAAGCTTTGGGCGGCGCGTTCGTCGCTGTAGCGGACGATCCCTCTGCGCTCTACTGGAACCCCGCCGGCATCTCGAGAATCCAATCCCTGTCTCTGCAGGTCTCCAAGACAGAGTGGCTGGTCGAAACCCAATTTCATACCATGGACCTGATCGTGCCGCTGCGGATGATGAACTCGTCGCTGGGATTTCATCTTGCCATGATGGACTATGGCTCCAATCCCGTGCGAACCGTCTTTCGCCCTGAGGGTACCGGTGAAACCTACACCGCTTCGGATCTGGTCGCCGGCCTATACTGGGCGCTCAACATCACCGACCGCGTCTCCGTCGGTCTGGGCGCCAAATACTTTCAGGAAAACATCTGGCATGTGAAAGGATCCACCATGGCCGCCGACCTGTCGATCCTGTTCGACACGCCGCTCAAAGGGTTGCGGCTCGGCGGAGCTCTCAGCAACCTGGGTCCTGAATTCGGATTGAACGGAAGGGATCTGACGCGCGTGGCGGACATCGATGGCCGGAAAAATGAGTACTATAACAACGACAATGTGGCCATCCACCTGGCGACCGAGACTTATCCTCTGCCCCTGCTCTTCCGCTTCGGTCTGGGTTACACCCTTAATCTCGGGCCGCGCAACGCCATGCTGTTCGCCGCCAGCGTCAATCATCCCAGCAATGACGTGGAGACCATGGACATAGGGACGGAAGCCAAGCTGCTCAACCTGTTCTATCTCAGGGCCGGCTATCACTCTTTGTTCGCAGACTATAGCGCCGATGGATTGACCTTGGGAGCCGGCTTGTCGTATCGCCTTTTCAACTCGACGACTCTGACCCTGGATTACGCCTGGTCAGACTGGACCGTTCTCGCTTCGGTCAATCGATTCACTCTAGGCATCAGCGCATTCTAG